A stretch of Henckelia pumila isolate YLH828 chromosome 4, ASM3356847v2, whole genome shotgun sequence DNA encodes these proteins:
- the LOC140860300 gene encoding ultraviolet-B receptor UVR8 isoform X1 translates to MDDLPVHLILEILASGRLSAADLVCLELTSRTFCSCHGLFPQKFRSLVDFAAFMLCESNPMYVSMRDRARDELFNRCGGNWKLTLRFLQSVEQSTDMVQTSAGKMQIKCGRYHTLLINDLGVYSCGSSLCGVLGHGSETKQCAAFRQISFPCPVQVIQVSASRNHAAFVAQSGEVFTCGDNSSFCCGHKDFGRPIFRPKLVEALKGIPCKQVATGLSFTMFLTRHGHVYTCGLNNHGQLGHGDTQDRPSPQKLELLQHVASIVHIAAGPSFSLAVTHDGTLFSFGSGTNFCLGHGEQHNELQPHAVQSFKRKDIHIVRVSAGDEHAVALDSNGLVHTWGKGYCGALGHGDEIDKTTPQLLNSLKNRLAVQVCASKRKTFVLVDDGSVYGFGWTGFGSLGFPDMGVSDKVLRPRVLDSLRHHHILQVSSGLYHTVVITSQGRALGFGDNERAQLGHDTIRGCLEPTEIFMDETRKQYS, encoded by the exons ATGGATGACTTGCCAGTCCACTTGATTCTCGAAATATTGGCATCTGGTCGGTTAAGCGCCGCAGATTTAGTGTGTTTGGAGCTGACTTCCCGTACATTTTGCTCATGTCACGGGCTGTTTCCTCAAAAGTTTCGATCTTTAGTGGATTTTGCTGCCTTCATGCTATGCGAGTCAAACCCCATGTATGTTTCAATGCGGGATAGAGCTCGGGATGAGTTGTTCAATCGATGTGGCGGGAATTGGAAGCTGACATTGAGGTTCTTGCAGTCCGTGGAACAGTCTACTGACATGGTCCAGACGTCCGCAGGCAAG ATGCAGATCAAGTGCGGAAGATATCACACTTTACTGATCAATGACTTGGGTGTTTACTCTTGTGGTTCCAGTTTATGCGGTGTCCTTGGTCATGGTTCAGAAACAAAACAATGTGCAGCATTTAGGCAAATAAGTTTCCCATGTCCGGTTCAAGTGATTCAAGTGTCGGCCTCCCGCAATCATGCAGCCTTTGTTGCACAGTCTGGAGAG GTTTTCACATGTGGTGACAATTCATCATTTTGTTGTGGTCATAAGGATTTTGGCCGCCCCATATTCAGGCCAAAGCTTGTTGAAGCATTAAAGGGCATTCCTTGCAAGCAG GTGGCTACTGGGCTCAGCTTCACTATGTTCCTGACAAGACATGGCCACGTATATACATGTGGACTCAATAATCATGGTCAACTCGGTCACGGTGATACACAGGATAGACCTTCCCCCCAAAAGCTTGAACTCCTTCAACATGTTGCCTCTATAGTTCATATTGCCGCTGGTCCGAGTTTTTCTCTAGCTGTAACACATGATGGAACACTTTTCTCTTTTGGATCTGGTACAAATTTCTGCCTTGGTCACGGAGAGCAGCACAATGAGCTTCAACCTCATGCAGTTCAGTCATTCAAGAGGAAGGATATACACATAGTTCGTGTGTCAGCTGGTGATGAGCATGCGGTGGCTCTTGATTCAAATGGATTG GTACATACTTGGGGCAAAGGTTATTGTGGCGCACTTGGACATGGAGATGAGATTGATAAGACAACTCCACAACTCCTTAATAGCCTCAAAAACCGCCTCGCTGTGCAG GTATGTGCTAGTAAGAGGAAAACTTTTGTTCTTGTGGACGATGGATCTGTCTATGGCTTCGGTTGGACGGGTTTCGGAAGCCTCGGCTTTCCAGACATGGGAGTTTCTGATAAAGTACTGAGGCCTCGAGTTCTGGACAGCTTGAGACATCACCATATCTTACAAGTTAGCTCCGGTTTGTACCACACCGTTGTAATCACTAGCCAGGGACGGGCTTTAGGATTCGGAGATAATGAAAGAGCACAGCTTGGGCATGACACCATCAGAGGTTGCCTCGAACCAACTGAAATCTTCATGGACGAAACAAGAAAACAGTACTCATGA
- the LOC140865231 gene encoding CBS domain-containing protein CBSX5-like, translating into MAVRFLGYEVADLCLGKPPLRSLSAGATVSDALTALKASGENFISVWSCDHRPSKRNLECVCVGKVCMVDIVCYLCEEDNLRSPGLALKSPVSVLLAKDQGSVKHVEPSASLLETIDLILQGAQNLVVPIKSNTATYSSKRKQLQKLSSLSISPTSHNGQEFCWLTQEDVVRFLLSSIGLFSPIPTLSIDTLGIISHEFLAVNYHSPASSAMGAISQSLLEQTSVAILDDDGILIGELSPFTLFSCDETLAAAITTLSAGELMAYIDCGGPPEEILRVVQGRLKERKLEAMLEEFMTDSDGVINAFSSSSSDEDLPSPTTTLSRSGRYSRSSSYSARMVRRAEAIVCHPGSSLVAVMIQAIAHRVNYVWVIEDDCSVVGIVTFANMLNIFRQNFDSTI; encoded by the exons ATGGCAGTTCGTTTTCTGGGTTATGAGGTGGCCGATCTCTGCCTTGGAAAGCCGCCGCTGCGATCCCTCTCCGCCGGCGCAACCGTCTCCGACGCACTCACCGCCTTGAAGGCATCGGGGGAAAACTTCATAAGCGTCTGGAGTTGTGACCACCGCCCGAGCAAGAGGAATCTGGAGTGCGTTTGTGTGGGGAAAGTGTGCATGGTGGATATAGTTTGCTATCTCTGTGAAGAAGATAATCTGCGTTCGCCGGGTTTGGCTTTGAAGTCTCCGGTCTCTGTCTTGCTGGCAAAAGATCAAGGCTCGGTGAAGCACGTGGAACCTTCTGCCAG TTTACTTGAAACCATCGACCTGATCCTCCAAGGTGCTCAGAATCTCGTTGTCCCTATAAAGAGCAACACCGCAACGTATTCATCAAAGAGAAAACAACTCCAAAAATTATCATCACTATCGATATCTCCGACAAGTCACAACGGCCAAGAATTCTGCTGGTTAACCCAAGAAGACGTGGTCCGGTTCCTCCTCAGTTCAATCGGCCTATTCTCGCCCATTCCCACCCTCTCCATCGACACCCTCGGCATTATCAGCCACGAATTCTTGGCCGTAAACTACCATTCCCCTGCCTCATCGGCAATGGGGGCCATTTCCCAATCCTTGCTCGAACAAACCTCGGTGGCGATACTCGACGATGATGGGATCTTGATAGGCGAATTATCCCCTTTCACCCTTTTCAGCTGCGACGAGACTCTGGCGGCAGCCATTACAACCCTCTCTGCCGGTGAACTCATGGCCTACATAGACTGTGGCGGTCCACCGGAGGAAATTCTGAGGGTGGTGCAGGGGAGGTTGAAGGAGAGAAAACTCGAGGCCATGCTGGAAGAATTCATGACTGATTCGGATGGTGTCATTAATGCCTTTAGTTCATCTTCCTCTGATGAGGATCTTCCGTCCCCCACCACGACATTGTCGAGGTCGGGCCGGTATAGCAGGTCCAGCAGCTATTCGGCCCGGATGGTGAGACGGGCCGAGGCCATCGTGTGCCATCCGGGAAGTTCTTTGGTTGCTGTGATGATCCAGGCTATCGCGCACAGGGTGAATTACGTTTGGGTGATCGAAGACGATTGTAGCGTCGTCGGGATCGTGACATTCGCCAACATGTTGAACATATTTCGCCAGAATTTTGATTCCACAATATGA
- the LOC140860300 gene encoding ultraviolet-B receptor UVR8 isoform X2 gives MGLDIWYVCCNFVCMLLIQRSQQMQIKCGRYHTLLINDLGVYSCGSSLCGVLGHGSETKQCAAFRQISFPCPVQVIQVSASRNHAAFVAQSGEVFTCGDNSSFCCGHKDFGRPIFRPKLVEALKGIPCKQVATGLSFTMFLTRHGHVYTCGLNNHGQLGHGDTQDRPSPQKLELLQHVASIVHIAAGPSFSLAVTHDGTLFSFGSGTNFCLGHGEQHNELQPHAVQSFKRKDIHIVRVSAGDEHAVALDSNGLVHTWGKGYCGALGHGDEIDKTTPQLLNSLKNRLAVQVCASKRKTFVLVDDGSVYGFGWTGFGSLGFPDMGVSDKVLRPRVLDSLRHHHILQVSSGLYHTVVITSQGRALGFGDNERAQLGHDTIRGCLEPTEIFMDETRKQYS, from the exons ATGGGACTGGACATTTGGTACGTCTGCTGTAACTTTGTTTGTATGTTGCTAATTCAACGTTCTCAGCAGATGCAGATCAAGTGCGGAAGATATCACACTTTACTGATCAATGACTTGGGTGTTTACTCTTGTGGTTCCAGTTTATGCGGTGTCCTTGGTCATGGTTCAGAAACAAAACAATGTGCAGCATTTAGGCAAATAAGTTTCCCATGTCCGGTTCAAGTGATTCAAGTGTCGGCCTCCCGCAATCATGCAGCCTTTGTTGCACAGTCTGGAGAG GTTTTCACATGTGGTGACAATTCATCATTTTGTTGTGGTCATAAGGATTTTGGCCGCCCCATATTCAGGCCAAAGCTTGTTGAAGCATTAAAGGGCATTCCTTGCAAGCAG GTGGCTACTGGGCTCAGCTTCACTATGTTCCTGACAAGACATGGCCACGTATATACATGTGGACTCAATAATCATGGTCAACTCGGTCACGGTGATACACAGGATAGACCTTCCCCCCAAAAGCTTGAACTCCTTCAACATGTTGCCTCTATAGTTCATATTGCCGCTGGTCCGAGTTTTTCTCTAGCTGTAACACATGATGGAACACTTTTCTCTTTTGGATCTGGTACAAATTTCTGCCTTGGTCACGGAGAGCAGCACAATGAGCTTCAACCTCATGCAGTTCAGTCATTCAAGAGGAAGGATATACACATAGTTCGTGTGTCAGCTGGTGATGAGCATGCGGTGGCTCTTGATTCAAATGGATTG GTACATACTTGGGGCAAAGGTTATTGTGGCGCACTTGGACATGGAGATGAGATTGATAAGACAACTCCACAACTCCTTAATAGCCTCAAAAACCGCCTCGCTGTGCAG GTATGTGCTAGTAAGAGGAAAACTTTTGTTCTTGTGGACGATGGATCTGTCTATGGCTTCGGTTGGACGGGTTTCGGAAGCCTCGGCTTTCCAGACATGGGAGTTTCTGATAAAGTACTGAGGCCTCGAGTTCTGGACAGCTTGAGACATCACCATATCTTACAAGTTAGCTCCGGTTTGTACCACACCGTTGTAATCACTAGCCAGGGACGGGCTTTAGGATTCGGAGATAATGAAAGAGCACAGCTTGGGCATGACACCATCAGAGGTTGCCTCGAACCAACTGAAATCTTCATGGACGAAACAAGAAAACAGTACTCATGA
- the LOC140866079 gene encoding uncharacterized protein, which yields MAQDREEIEEEEEYVLLDLDSVSADIDIPQNAPYVLSGLDTLNPILIIDNKIKLIGEYEETIGTCIIFKESEEAPISREETGSSETNLLSNKHMMDPKQTPAKQVNPLASLQKVLKFRLFLDADDENGDDKDANTLS from the exons ATGGCCCAAgatagagaagaaattgaagaggAAGAAGAGTATGTTCTGCTTGACCTGGATAGTGTTTCAGCTGACATTGATATTCCGCAGAATGCCCCATATGTTCTTTCT GGTCTGGACACGCTCAACCCTATTCTGATTATCGATAACAAAATTAAGTTG ATTGGAGAATATGAAGAAACAATAGGTACCTGCATCATTTTCAAGGAAAGTG AAGAGGCTCCTATTAGTCGTGAAGAGACGGGGTCATCTGAAACGAACCTTTTATCAAACAAACACATGATGGACCCAAAGCAAACCCCAGCTAAGCAAGTCAATCCATTGGCAAGTCTTCAAAAGGTTTTAAAGTTCCGATTATTTTTGGATGCTGACGATGAAAATGGAGACGATAAGGATGCAAACACGCTATCTTGA